In Glycine max cultivar Williams 82 chromosome 7, Glycine_max_v4.0, whole genome shotgun sequence, a single window of DNA contains:
- the LOC100808136 gene encoding protein TSS isoform X2 encodes MAPRNSRGKAKGEKKKKEEKVLPVVIDITVKLLDETHVLKGISTDRIIDVRRLLSVNTETCYITNFSLSHEVRGPRLKDTVDVSALKPCILDLVEEDYDEDRAVAHVRRLLDIVACTTSFGPPSPKNDSGTVQKSGKSEAPPSKQSAKDAAAADLDGEISHSCPKLENFYEFFSLSHLTAPIQYVKRGSRRHVEEISEEDYLFSLDVKVCNGKVVHVEACRKGFYSVGKQRILCHNLVDLLRQLSRAFDNAFDDLLKAFSERNKFGNLPYGFRANTWLVPPVAAQSPSSFPPLPVEDETWGGNGGGLGRDGKYDLVPWANEFSFIASMPCNTAEERQVRDRKAFLLHSLFVDVAIFRAIKAIKYVMEEPKFSCSIVENNIIYTERVGDLNINVLKDVSVASYKIDTKIDRVEATGVNQKDLLERNILKGITADENTAAHDITTLGVINVRYCGYVVTVKVERGVNENVDSPSQQNIELFDQPEGGANALNINSLRLLLHNTTPPENNKPMSQIQTFESEEFGASHAFLEKLIKESLAKLEEEEPGIDYFVRWELGACWIQHLQDQNNTEKDKKLSLEKAKNEMKVEGLGKPLKALKNYKKKSDSSNTNSATEYSKFNREAESPPFPSIESQLETTEAENELVLKRILSEEAFTRLKESGTGLHCKSMHDLINLSRKYYTDVALPKLVADFGSLELSPVDGRTLTDFMHTRGLRMRSLGHVVKLSEKLSHVQSLCIHEMIVRAFKHILRAVISAVDKEKMASSIAGALNLLLGVPENRELDKSREVHPLVWKWLELFLKKRFDWDPNKLNYKDVRKFAILRGLCHKVGIELVPRDFDMDSPIPFQKSDIVSLVPVHKQAACSSADGRQLLESSKTALDKGKLEDAVTYGTKALAKLVAVCGPYHRMTAGAYSLLAVVLYHTGDFNQATIYQQKALDINERELGLDHPDTMKSYGDLAVFYYRLQHTELALKYVKRALYLLHLTCGPSHPNTAATYINVAMMEEGLGNVHVALRYLHKALKCNQRLLGADHIQTAASYHAIAIALSLMEAYPLSVQHEQTTLQILRAKLGPDDLRTQDAAAWLEYFESKAFEQQEAARNGTRKPDASIASKGHLSVSDLLDYINPNTKGRDAAAKRRSQITKVRATSYPNVGMSSSDESSKEIPKEASDEEVQIPILVGSADSEQENNSGPDLEQAILKQISDEKPQIYDEILSEAHAEGEDGWQPVQRPRSAGSYGRRLKQRRATLGKVYSYQKNVEVGSESPFVRSPNPSSRYYFLKKRTISHGSYTDDHTVNITQGTKFGRKVVKAVTYRVKSVPSTSKPCVNEKLENGDKLLSSLPEPDPTDANPVKKSIVSLGKSPSYKEVALAPPGTISKFQVYNPQSVISVSSEHDGGKHEEEDIEADRNVNVDPTPTEVNDMVKEKNDDSLSDSVDDSQDDTGVAIEGKEETQLIVAVQDNCMSAEGQSGDVEAQGAVDNSILIHAVDDHVDSSKQELDASNSSASLEPSDNTNPTSQGGEDLKVNVSPSSQSHTGGIPYKKLSASAAPFNPSPAIARAAPIAMNMTLPSGPSAVPAIGPWPVNMNVHPGPTTVLPTVAPMCSSPHHAYPSPPATPNMMQPLPFVYPPFTQPQSVAPSNYPVTSSAFHANHFTYLNPTISKFGPSAVWPGCHPVEFPLPVPIVEPIRDPISESQVLCHGSESPSSASVLPEDIDSIGDSNQGVKTLSSEISEDEAVRAGSENIKENGNMNFHGSENAGNKQNQNFGSNGSSSSSETNMDGEKTFSILIRGRRNRKQTLRMPISLLTRPNGSQSFKVIYNRVVRGSHATKSMNLSSSKDCTATA; translated from the exons ATGGCACCAAGAAACAGTCGCGGAAAGGCCAagggagagaagaaaaagaaggaagagaagG TTCTTCCGGTTGTCATAGACATCACTGTGAAGCTTCTCGATGAAACTCATGTTCTCAag GGAATATCAACGGACAGAATTATAGATGTTCGTCGGCTTTTATCGGTGAATACGGAGACGTGTTATATCACAAATTTTTCCCTGTCGCATGAG GTAAGAGGGCCACGTCTGAAGGATACGGTGGACGTGTCCGCACTGAAGCCCTGCATCCTCGATTTAGTTGAAG AGGATTACGATGAAGACCGAGCAGTGGCGCACGTGCGAAGACTCCTCGATATCGTCGCCTGCACCACGAGCTTCGGTCCGCCGTCGCCGAAGAACGACTCCGGTACCGTCCAGAAATCCGGCAAGTCCGAGGCGCCGCCGTCGAAGCAATCGGCGAAAGATGCGGCGGCGGCCGACCTGGACGGCGAGATAAGCCACTCGTGCCCTAAGCTGGAGAACTTCTACgagtttttctctctctcacacctCACTGCACCAATCCAAT ATGTGAAGAGAGGTTCGAGGCGGCACGTGGAGGAGATATCGGAGGAGGATTATCTGTTCTCGCTGGAT GTGAAGGTGTGTAACGGGAAAGTGGTGCACGTCGAGGCTTGCAGAAAGGGGTTTTACAGCGTTGGGAAGCAGCGGATACTGTGCCATAATCTGGTTGATCTGTTGAGACAGCTTAGCAGAGCTTTTGATAAT GCTTTCGATGATCTCTTGAAGGCATTTTCAGAACGTAACAAG TTTGGGAATCTCCCATATGGCTTCAGAGCCAACACGTGGCTTGTTCCTCCTGTTGCTGCACAATCACCCTCATCTTTTCCTCCTCTTCCTGTGGAGGATGAAACGTGGGGAGGAAATGGGGGTGGTCTTGGAAGAGACGGAAAGTATGATTTGGTTCCTTGGGCTAATGAGTTTTCATTTATTGCATCCATGCCTTGCAATACAGCAGAAGAAAGACAAGTTCGTGATAGAAAAGCATTTCTTCTGCACAGCCTGTTTGTTGATGTTGCCATTTTCAGAGCAATAAAGGCCATCAAATATGTTATGGAAGAGCCCAAGTTTAGCTGCTCAattgtagaaaataatattatttacacTGAGAGAGTAGGTGACTTGAATATCAACGTCTTGAAAGATGTTTCTGTTGCAAGCTATAAGATTGATACTAAAATTGACAGAGTTGAAGCTACTGGAGTAAATCAAAAGGATCTACTAGAGCGAAATATACTGAAAGGAATCACTGCTGATGAAAATACTGCTGCCCAT GATATTACCACTTTAGGTGTAATTAATGTAAGATATTGTGGTTATGTGGTCACAGTGAAAGTTGAGCGAGGAGTTAATGAAAATGTTGACTCTCCATCTCAACAAAATATTGAATTGTTTGATCAGCCAGAGGGTGGTGCCAACGCGCTCAATATTAACAG TCTGAGATTACTTCTTCACAATACAACTCCACCAGAAAACAATAAACCAATGTCTCAGATACAAACATTTGAGAGTGAAGAGTTTGGTGCTTCCCATGCTTTTCTGGAGAAGCTGATTAAAGAAAGTCTTGCTAAGCTTGAGGAAGAAGAACCAGGTATTGACTATTTTGTAAGATGGGAACTTGGAGCTTGCTGGATACAACATTTGCAAGACCAAAATAATACagaaaaagataagaaactATCTTTGGAGAAGGCTAAGAATGAAATGAAGGTTGAGGGTCTTGGGAAACCCCTTAAAGCCCTaaagaattataaaaagaaatctGATTCTAGCAATACTAATTCTGCAACTGAATATTCAAAGTTTAATCGGGAGGCTGAAAGCCCTCCATTTCCCTCAATTGAATCCCAACTTGAAACTACAGAAGCTGAGAATGAGCTTGTTCTGAAAAGGATATTATCTGAGGAAGCTTTTACCCGATTAAAAGAATCGGGAACTGGACTTCACTGCAAG TCTATGCATGATTTGATTAACTTATCTCGAAAATATTACACAGACGTTGCTCTCCCAAAATTG GTAGCCGATTTCGGCTCATTGGAACTCTCACCAGTTGATGGACGCACTCTAACTGATTTTATGCATACTCGGGGTCTACGAATGCGTTCTCTTGGACATGTT GTCAAGCTTTCAGAAAAGCTTTCACATGTCCAATCACTTTGTATTCATGAGATGATAGTTCGAGCTTTTAAGCACATCCTGCGGGCAGTAATTTCTGCTGTTGACAAGGAGAAAATGGCTTCATCAATTGCTGGTGCATTGAATTTGCTGCTTGGTGTTCCTGAAAATAGAGAATTAGATAAATCACGTGAAGTTCACCCATTGGTGTGGAAATGGCTAGAGTTGTTTTTGAAGAAGCGATTTGATTGGGATCCTAACAAGTTGAATTACAAGGATGTGAGGAAATTTGCAATTTTACGTGGCTTGTGTCACAAG GTGGGAATTGAGCTTGTTCCAAGGGATTTTGATATGGATTCCCCAATTCCCTTTCAAAAATCTGATATTGTCAGCTTGGTCCCTGTTCACAAG CAAGCAGCATGCTCATCTGCAGATGGAAGGCAGCTCCTAGAGTCATCCAAAACTGCTTTAGACAAGGGAAAGCTTGAGGATGCAGTTACCTATGGCACAAAG GCTCTTGCTAAGCTGGTAGCAGTTTGTGGTCCCTATCATCGGATGACAGCGGGAGCCTACAGCCTCCTTGCTGTAGTTTTATATCATACTGGAGATTTCAATCAG GCTACAATTTATCAACAAAAAGCTTTGGATATCAACGAGAGAGAGTTAGGTCTGGATCATCCTGATACCATGAAGAGCTATGGGGATCTTGCTGTTTTCTATTACAGACTTCAACACACCGAGCTGGCTCTGAA GTATGTGAAGCGTGCTTTATATCTTCTGCATCTAACATGTGGCCCATCTCATCCAAACACTGCTGCTACTTACATTAATGTGGCTATGATGGAAGAAGGTCTGGGAAATGTACATGTTGCTCTCCGATATCTTCACAAAGCTTTAAAGTGCAACCAAAGATTACTTGGTGCAGATCATATTcag ACAGCTGCAAGTTATCATGCAATAGCAATAGCACTTTCATTGATGGAAGCATATCCATTGAGTGTCCAGCATGAGCAAACAACTTTGCAAATTCTGCGGGCAAAACTTGGCCCTGATGACTTGCGCACACAG GATGCTGCGGCTTGGCTTGAGTATTTTGAGTCCAAGGCTTTTGAACAGCAAGAAGCTGCTCGAAATGGTACTCGAAAACCTGATGCATCAATAGCTAGCAAAGGCCATCTTAG TGTGTCAGATTTGCTTGACTACATTAATCCTAATACTAAAGGGAGAGATGCAGCAGCAAAGAGAAGAAGCCAGATAACAAAG GTGAGAGCAACGTCTTACCCAAACGTTGGGATGTCAAGTTCTGATGAATCTTCAAAAGAAATTCCAAAAGAGGCTTCAGATGAAGAGGTACAAATACCCATACTAGTAGGTAGTGCAGATTCTGAGCAGGAAAACAACTCTGGACCTGATTTGGAACAAgctattttgaaacaaatatcGGACGAAAAGCCACAAATTTATGATGAAATCTTGTCTGAAGCACATGCTGAAGGAGAGGATGGATGGCAACCAGTTCAAAGACCAAGATCAGCTGGCTCATATGGCCGGAGACTGAAGCAGAGACGGGCAACACTTGGCAAAGTTTATAGTTATCAAAAGAATGTGGAAGTTGGCTCAGAATCTCCTTTTGTAAGGAGTCCTAATCCGAGTAGTAGGTATTATTTCTTGAAGAAGCGGACAATTTCACATGGGAGTTATACAGATGATCATACCGTAAACATCACCCAAGGTACTAAATTTGGAAGGAAAGTAGTCAAAGCTGTTACATACAGGGTCAAGTCTGTGCCCTCAACTTCCAAGCCTTGTGTAAATGAGAAATTAGAAAATGGGGATAAGCTGCTCAGTTCTCTTCCAGAACCTGATCCAACTGATGCTAATCCAGTTAAGAAGTCTATTGTTAGTCTTGGAAAGTCTCCTTCATACAAGGAAGTGGCCTTAGCTCCTCCAGGGACAATCTCTAAGTTTCAGGTCTATAATCCTCAAAGTGTGATTTCTGTTAGCAGTGAGCATGATGGTGGAAAACATGAAGAGGAAGATATTGAAGCTGATAGAAATGTTAATGTTGATCCAACCCCGACAGAGGTAAATGATATGGTTAAAGAGAAGAATGATGATTCTTTATCAGATTCTGTAGATGACTCACAGGATGATACTGGAGTTGCTATTGAGGGGAAAGAAGAAACTCAGTTGATTGTTGCTGTGCAAGATAATTGTATGAGTGCTGAGGGGCAATCAGGAGATGTTGAAGCTCAAGGAGCAGTTGATAACAGCATATTGATTCATGCAGTAGATGATCATGTGGATTCTTCCAAGCAAGAACTTGATGCAAGTAATTCATCTGCCAGTTTAGAACCTAGTGATAATACAAATCCCACTTCTCAGGGTGGTGAGGATTTAAAGGTCAATGTATCACCATCAAGTCAGAGTCATACTGGGGGCATCCCATATAAGAAATTGTCTGCATCTGCAGCTCCATTCAACCCATCACCTGCCATTGCACGTGCTGCACCAATTGCCATGAATATGACTCTTCCTTCTGGTCCTAGTGCAGTTCCTGCAATTGGCCCCTGGCCAGTAAACATGAATGTTCATCCTGGACCTACTACTGTGCTACCCACAGTTGCCCCAATGTGCTCCTCTCCGCACCATGCATATCCATCACCTCCAGCGACACCAAACATGATGCAACCGCTGCCATTTGTGTATCCTCCTTTTACTCAGCCTCAATCAGTAGCACCTAGCAACTATCCTGTCACTAGCAGTGCCTTTCATGCCAATCATTTTACATATTTGAACCCAACAATATCTAAGTTTGGTCCCAGTGCTGTTTGGCCTGGTTGTCATCCTGTAGAATTTCCTCTTCCAGTACCTATTGTTGAACCAATCCGTGATCCCATTTCAGAGTCACAAGTTCTGTGTCATGGCTCTGAAAGTCCAAGTTCAGCTTCAGTTCTTCCTGAGGACATTGACAGTATTGGGGATTCCAATCAAGGGGTAAAAACTTTATCATCAGAGATAAGTGAAGATGAAGCAGTGAGAGCTGGTtcagaaaatataaaagaaaatggtaATATGAATTTTCACGGGTCTGAAAATGCTGGGAACAAGCAAAATCAAAACTTTGGTTCAAATGGCAGCTCTAGCAGTAGTGAAACTAACATGGATGGTGAGAAAACCTTTAGCATTTTGATTCGGGGAAGAAGAAATCGAAAGCAGACTCTGAGAATGCCAATAAGTTTGCTTACTCGACCTAATGGCTCACAGTCATTTAAGGTTATTTATAACCGTGTGGTTAGAGGAAGTCATGCTACCAAGTCTATGAATTTGTCTTCTAGTAAAGATTGTACAGCTACTGCATAG
- the LOC100808136 gene encoding protein TSS isoform X1 has product MAPRNSRGKAKGEKKKKEEKVLPVVIDITVKLLDETHVLKGISTDRIIDVRRLLSVNTETCYITNFSLSHEVRGPRLKDTVDVSALKPCILDLVEEDYDEDRAVAHVRRLLDIVACTTSFGPPSPKNDSGTVQKSGKSEAPPSKQSAKDAAAADLDGEISHSCPKLENFYEFFSLSHLTAPIQCILLLNVKRGSRRHVEEISEEDYLFSLDVKVCNGKVVHVEACRKGFYSVGKQRILCHNLVDLLRQLSRAFDNAFDDLLKAFSERNKFGNLPYGFRANTWLVPPVAAQSPSSFPPLPVEDETWGGNGGGLGRDGKYDLVPWANEFSFIASMPCNTAEERQVRDRKAFLLHSLFVDVAIFRAIKAIKYVMEEPKFSCSIVENNIIYTERVGDLNINVLKDVSVASYKIDTKIDRVEATGVNQKDLLERNILKGITADENTAAHDITTLGVINVRYCGYVVTVKVERGVNENVDSPSQQNIELFDQPEGGANALNINSLRLLLHNTTPPENNKPMSQIQTFESEEFGASHAFLEKLIKESLAKLEEEEPGIDYFVRWELGACWIQHLQDQNNTEKDKKLSLEKAKNEMKVEGLGKPLKALKNYKKKSDSSNTNSATEYSKFNREAESPPFPSIESQLETTEAENELVLKRILSEEAFTRLKESGTGLHCKSMHDLINLSRKYYTDVALPKLVADFGSLELSPVDGRTLTDFMHTRGLRMRSLGHVVKLSEKLSHVQSLCIHEMIVRAFKHILRAVISAVDKEKMASSIAGALNLLLGVPENRELDKSREVHPLVWKWLELFLKKRFDWDPNKLNYKDVRKFAILRGLCHKVGIELVPRDFDMDSPIPFQKSDIVSLVPVHKQAACSSADGRQLLESSKTALDKGKLEDAVTYGTKALAKLVAVCGPYHRMTAGAYSLLAVVLYHTGDFNQATIYQQKALDINERELGLDHPDTMKSYGDLAVFYYRLQHTELALKYVKRALYLLHLTCGPSHPNTAATYINVAMMEEGLGNVHVALRYLHKALKCNQRLLGADHIQTAASYHAIAIALSLMEAYPLSVQHEQTTLQILRAKLGPDDLRTQDAAAWLEYFESKAFEQQEAARNGTRKPDASIASKGHLSVSDLLDYINPNTKGRDAAAKRRSQITKVRATSYPNVGMSSSDESSKEIPKEASDEEVQIPILVGSADSEQENNSGPDLEQAILKQISDEKPQIYDEILSEAHAEGEDGWQPVQRPRSAGSYGRRLKQRRATLGKVYSYQKNVEVGSESPFVRSPNPSSRYYFLKKRTISHGSYTDDHTVNITQGTKFGRKVVKAVTYRVKSVPSTSKPCVNEKLENGDKLLSSLPEPDPTDANPVKKSIVSLGKSPSYKEVALAPPGTISKFQVYNPQSVISVSSEHDGGKHEEEDIEADRNVNVDPTPTEVNDMVKEKNDDSLSDSVDDSQDDTGVAIEGKEETQLIVAVQDNCMSAEGQSGDVEAQGAVDNSILIHAVDDHVDSSKQELDASNSSASLEPSDNTNPTSQGGEDLKVNVSPSSQSHTGGIPYKKLSASAAPFNPSPAIARAAPIAMNMTLPSGPSAVPAIGPWPVNMNVHPGPTTVLPTVAPMCSSPHHAYPSPPATPNMMQPLPFVYPPFTQPQSVAPSNYPVTSSAFHANHFTYLNPTISKFGPSAVWPGCHPVEFPLPVPIVEPIRDPISESQVLCHGSESPSSASVLPEDIDSIGDSNQGVKTLSSEISEDEAVRAGSENIKENGNMNFHGSENAGNKQNQNFGSNGSSSSSETNMDGEKTFSILIRGRRNRKQTLRMPISLLTRPNGSQSFKVIYNRVVRGSHATKSMNLSSSKDCTATA; this is encoded by the exons ATGGCACCAAGAAACAGTCGCGGAAAGGCCAagggagagaagaaaaagaaggaagagaagG TTCTTCCGGTTGTCATAGACATCACTGTGAAGCTTCTCGATGAAACTCATGTTCTCAag GGAATATCAACGGACAGAATTATAGATGTTCGTCGGCTTTTATCGGTGAATACGGAGACGTGTTATATCACAAATTTTTCCCTGTCGCATGAG GTAAGAGGGCCACGTCTGAAGGATACGGTGGACGTGTCCGCACTGAAGCCCTGCATCCTCGATTTAGTTGAAG AGGATTACGATGAAGACCGAGCAGTGGCGCACGTGCGAAGACTCCTCGATATCGTCGCCTGCACCACGAGCTTCGGTCCGCCGTCGCCGAAGAACGACTCCGGTACCGTCCAGAAATCCGGCAAGTCCGAGGCGCCGCCGTCGAAGCAATCGGCGAAAGATGCGGCGGCGGCCGACCTGGACGGCGAGATAAGCCACTCGTGCCCTAAGCTGGAGAACTTCTACgagtttttctctctctcacacctCACTGCACCAATCCAATGTATACTACTACTCA ATGTGAAGAGAGGTTCGAGGCGGCACGTGGAGGAGATATCGGAGGAGGATTATCTGTTCTCGCTGGAT GTGAAGGTGTGTAACGGGAAAGTGGTGCACGTCGAGGCTTGCAGAAAGGGGTTTTACAGCGTTGGGAAGCAGCGGATACTGTGCCATAATCTGGTTGATCTGTTGAGACAGCTTAGCAGAGCTTTTGATAAT GCTTTCGATGATCTCTTGAAGGCATTTTCAGAACGTAACAAG TTTGGGAATCTCCCATATGGCTTCAGAGCCAACACGTGGCTTGTTCCTCCTGTTGCTGCACAATCACCCTCATCTTTTCCTCCTCTTCCTGTGGAGGATGAAACGTGGGGAGGAAATGGGGGTGGTCTTGGAAGAGACGGAAAGTATGATTTGGTTCCTTGGGCTAATGAGTTTTCATTTATTGCATCCATGCCTTGCAATACAGCAGAAGAAAGACAAGTTCGTGATAGAAAAGCATTTCTTCTGCACAGCCTGTTTGTTGATGTTGCCATTTTCAGAGCAATAAAGGCCATCAAATATGTTATGGAAGAGCCCAAGTTTAGCTGCTCAattgtagaaaataatattatttacacTGAGAGAGTAGGTGACTTGAATATCAACGTCTTGAAAGATGTTTCTGTTGCAAGCTATAAGATTGATACTAAAATTGACAGAGTTGAAGCTACTGGAGTAAATCAAAAGGATCTACTAGAGCGAAATATACTGAAAGGAATCACTGCTGATGAAAATACTGCTGCCCAT GATATTACCACTTTAGGTGTAATTAATGTAAGATATTGTGGTTATGTGGTCACAGTGAAAGTTGAGCGAGGAGTTAATGAAAATGTTGACTCTCCATCTCAACAAAATATTGAATTGTTTGATCAGCCAGAGGGTGGTGCCAACGCGCTCAATATTAACAG TCTGAGATTACTTCTTCACAATACAACTCCACCAGAAAACAATAAACCAATGTCTCAGATACAAACATTTGAGAGTGAAGAGTTTGGTGCTTCCCATGCTTTTCTGGAGAAGCTGATTAAAGAAAGTCTTGCTAAGCTTGAGGAAGAAGAACCAGGTATTGACTATTTTGTAAGATGGGAACTTGGAGCTTGCTGGATACAACATTTGCAAGACCAAAATAATACagaaaaagataagaaactATCTTTGGAGAAGGCTAAGAATGAAATGAAGGTTGAGGGTCTTGGGAAACCCCTTAAAGCCCTaaagaattataaaaagaaatctGATTCTAGCAATACTAATTCTGCAACTGAATATTCAAAGTTTAATCGGGAGGCTGAAAGCCCTCCATTTCCCTCAATTGAATCCCAACTTGAAACTACAGAAGCTGAGAATGAGCTTGTTCTGAAAAGGATATTATCTGAGGAAGCTTTTACCCGATTAAAAGAATCGGGAACTGGACTTCACTGCAAG TCTATGCATGATTTGATTAACTTATCTCGAAAATATTACACAGACGTTGCTCTCCCAAAATTG GTAGCCGATTTCGGCTCATTGGAACTCTCACCAGTTGATGGACGCACTCTAACTGATTTTATGCATACTCGGGGTCTACGAATGCGTTCTCTTGGACATGTT GTCAAGCTTTCAGAAAAGCTTTCACATGTCCAATCACTTTGTATTCATGAGATGATAGTTCGAGCTTTTAAGCACATCCTGCGGGCAGTAATTTCTGCTGTTGACAAGGAGAAAATGGCTTCATCAATTGCTGGTGCATTGAATTTGCTGCTTGGTGTTCCTGAAAATAGAGAATTAGATAAATCACGTGAAGTTCACCCATTGGTGTGGAAATGGCTAGAGTTGTTTTTGAAGAAGCGATTTGATTGGGATCCTAACAAGTTGAATTACAAGGATGTGAGGAAATTTGCAATTTTACGTGGCTTGTGTCACAAG GTGGGAATTGAGCTTGTTCCAAGGGATTTTGATATGGATTCCCCAATTCCCTTTCAAAAATCTGATATTGTCAGCTTGGTCCCTGTTCACAAG CAAGCAGCATGCTCATCTGCAGATGGAAGGCAGCTCCTAGAGTCATCCAAAACTGCTTTAGACAAGGGAAAGCTTGAGGATGCAGTTACCTATGGCACAAAG GCTCTTGCTAAGCTGGTAGCAGTTTGTGGTCCCTATCATCGGATGACAGCGGGAGCCTACAGCCTCCTTGCTGTAGTTTTATATCATACTGGAGATTTCAATCAG GCTACAATTTATCAACAAAAAGCTTTGGATATCAACGAGAGAGAGTTAGGTCTGGATCATCCTGATACCATGAAGAGCTATGGGGATCTTGCTGTTTTCTATTACAGACTTCAACACACCGAGCTGGCTCTGAA GTATGTGAAGCGTGCTTTATATCTTCTGCATCTAACATGTGGCCCATCTCATCCAAACACTGCTGCTACTTACATTAATGTGGCTATGATGGAAGAAGGTCTGGGAAATGTACATGTTGCTCTCCGATATCTTCACAAAGCTTTAAAGTGCAACCAAAGATTACTTGGTGCAGATCATATTcag ACAGCTGCAAGTTATCATGCAATAGCAATAGCACTTTCATTGATGGAAGCATATCCATTGAGTGTCCAGCATGAGCAAACAACTTTGCAAATTCTGCGGGCAAAACTTGGCCCTGATGACTTGCGCACACAG GATGCTGCGGCTTGGCTTGAGTATTTTGAGTCCAAGGCTTTTGAACAGCAAGAAGCTGCTCGAAATGGTACTCGAAAACCTGATGCATCAATAGCTAGCAAAGGCCATCTTAG TGTGTCAGATTTGCTTGACTACATTAATCCTAATACTAAAGGGAGAGATGCAGCAGCAAAGAGAAGAAGCCAGATAACAAAG GTGAGAGCAACGTCTTACCCAAACGTTGGGATGTCAAGTTCTGATGAATCTTCAAAAGAAATTCCAAAAGAGGCTTCAGATGAAGAGGTACAAATACCCATACTAGTAGGTAGTGCAGATTCTGAGCAGGAAAACAACTCTGGACCTGATTTGGAACAAgctattttgaaacaaatatcGGACGAAAAGCCACAAATTTATGATGAAATCTTGTCTGAAGCACATGCTGAAGGAGAGGATGGATGGCAACCAGTTCAAAGACCAAGATCAGCTGGCTCATATGGCCGGAGACTGAAGCAGAGACGGGCAACACTTGGCAAAGTTTATAGTTATCAAAAGAATGTGGAAGTTGGCTCAGAATCTCCTTTTGTAAGGAGTCCTAATCCGAGTAGTAGGTATTATTTCTTGAAGAAGCGGACAATTTCACATGGGAGTTATACAGATGATCATACCGTAAACATCACCCAAGGTACTAAATTTGGAAGGAAAGTAGTCAAAGCTGTTACATACAGGGTCAAGTCTGTGCCCTCAACTTCCAAGCCTTGTGTAAATGAGAAATTAGAAAATGGGGATAAGCTGCTCAGTTCTCTTCCAGAACCTGATCCAACTGATGCTAATCCAGTTAAGAAGTCTATTGTTAGTCTTGGAAAGTCTCCTTCATACAAGGAAGTGGCCTTAGCTCCTCCAGGGACAATCTCTAAGTTTCAGGTCTATAATCCTCAAAGTGTGATTTCTGTTAGCAGTGAGCATGATGGTGGAAAACATGAAGAGGAAGATATTGAAGCTGATAGAAATGTTAATGTTGATCCAACCCCGACAGAGGTAAATGATATGGTTAAAGAGAAGAATGATGATTCTTTATCAGATTCTGTAGATGACTCACAGGATGATACTGGAGTTGCTATTGAGGGGAAAGAAGAAACTCAGTTGATTGTTGCTGTGCAAGATAATTGTATGAGTGCTGAGGGGCAATCAGGAGATGTTGAAGCTCAAGGAGCAGTTGATAACAGCATATTGATTCATGCAGTAGATGATCATGTGGATTCTTCCAAGCAAGAACTTGATGCAAGTAATTCATCTGCCAGTTTAGAACCTAGTGATAATACAAATCCCACTTCTCAGGGTGGTGAGGATTTAAAGGTCAATGTATCACCATCAAGTCAGAGTCATACTGGGGGCATCCCATATAAGAAATTGTCTGCATCTGCAGCTCCATTCAACCCATCACCTGCCATTGCACGTGCTGCACCAATTGCCATGAATATGACTCTTCCTTCTGGTCCTAGTGCAGTTCCTGCAATTGGCCCCTGGCCAGTAAACATGAATGTTCATCCTGGACCTACTACTGTGCTACCCACAGTTGCCCCAATGTGCTCCTCTCCGCACCATGCATATCCATCACCTCCAGCGACACCAAACATGATGCAACCGCTGCCATTTGTGTATCCTCCTTTTACTCAGCCTCAATCAGTAGCACCTAGCAACTATCCTGTCACTAGCAGTGCCTTTCATGCCAATCATTTTACATATTTGAACCCAACAATATCTAAGTTTGGTCCCAGTGCTGTTTGGCCTGGTTGTCATCCTGTAGAATTTCCTCTTCCAGTACCTATTGTTGAACCAATCCGTGATCCCATTTCAGAGTCACAAGTTCTGTGTCATGGCTCTGAAAGTCCAAGTTCAGCTTCAGTTCTTCCTGAGGACATTGACAGTATTGGGGATTCCAATCAAGGGGTAAAAACTTTATCATCAGAGATAAGTGAAGATGAAGCAGTGAGAGCTGGTtcagaaaatataaaagaaaatggtaATATGAATTTTCACGGGTCTGAAAATGCTGGGAACAAGCAAAATCAAAACTTTGGTTCAAATGGCAGCTCTAGCAGTAGTGAAACTAACATGGATGGTGAGAAAACCTTTAGCATTTTGATTCGGGGAAGAAGAAATCGAAAGCAGACTCTGAGAATGCCAATAAGTTTGCTTACTCGACCTAATGGCTCACAGTCATTTAAGGTTATTTATAACCGTGTGGTTAGAGGAAGTCATGCTACCAAGTCTATGAATTTGTCTTCTAGTAAAGATTGTACAGCTACTGCATAG